One Anaerolineae bacterium DNA segment encodes these proteins:
- a CDS encoding nucleotidyltransferase domain-containing protein: protein VRRVYLFGSVTRPGAFRPDSDVDIGLEGANMALCFDVWRELERAAPAWRLDVRSLEPEDLFTERVRQKGEVVYEQPASDP, encoded by the coding sequence CCGTCCGGCGGGTCTACCTGTTTGGTTCAGTCACCCGGCCGGGAGCATTCAGGCCCGACTCAGATGTGGACATCGGCCTTGAGGGGGCCAATATGGCGCTTTGCTTTGACGTTTGGCGCGAGCTGGAACGAGCCGCACCGGCCTGGAGGCTGGACGTCCGTTCGCTTGAGCCAGAAGATCTATTTACCGAACGCGTGCGCCAGAAAGGGGAGGTGGTTTATGAGCAGCCGGCTTCAGATCCTTAA
- the asnB gene encoding asparagine synthase (glutamine-hydrolyzing), giving the protein MCGICGLIYTERARPIEASLVEAMCRTITHRGPDDQGIYVQGNVGLGSRRLSIIDLAGGKQPIHNEDETVWIVFNGEIYNYPDLTRMLERRGHHFYTRSDTEAIVHAYEEFGDEFLQHLNGMFAFALWDTKNQRLLLARDRTGIKPLYYAKYDDALIFGSELKAVLAYPGLPRTIDLVALNEYLSFEYVPTPRTIFQGIAKLPPGHALSFAEGQTHIWQYWDFNLARSENIQPKRPAEYEAELLEVLREAVCKEMISDVPIGVLLSGGIDSSAVAALMAEAAPGKVKSFSIAFDDPSFDESHYARQVAHHLGTEHHELTLTPNTMLDLVPRMAEFLDEPLGDSSIIPTFLLAHFTRQHVKVALGGDGGDELFAGYSTLQAHRAVEYYERLLPGPIRYQLAPWVVDRLPVSFDNISFDFKARRFIAGRGVPPIVRHHFWLGSFIPAQKRQLLQPWAQVREKDTYHIAFEHLHSCQAKASLNQLLYCDMKLYMEGDILPKVDRASMANSLEVRVPLLNHTLVEYTAGLPHHLKLHRLTTKYILRRALRDQLPKTILERGKKGFNMPVAKWLTGPLRPLAEEMFSTERLQRQGFFEPTYVRGLLNEHLAGQHDHRKLLWTLLVFQLWYDRWGKES; this is encoded by the coding sequence ATGTGTGGCATCTGTGGCTTAATTTACACCGAGCGAGCCAGACCTATTGAGGCGAGTCTGGTTGAGGCGATGTGTCGTACAATTACGCATCGTGGCCCGGACGATCAAGGAATATATGTCCAGGGCAATGTGGGCCTGGGGTCGCGCCGTCTCTCCATTATTGACTTAGCGGGAGGAAAACAGCCAATCCATAACGAGGATGAGACGGTTTGGATTGTTTTCAACGGCGAAATCTATAATTACCCTGATCTGACCCGAATGCTGGAACGGCGAGGACACCATTTTTATACCCGCAGCGATACCGAAGCCATTGTTCATGCCTACGAAGAGTTTGGCGACGAATTTCTGCAACATCTGAACGGGATGTTTGCCTTTGCTTTGTGGGACACCAAAAACCAACGGTTGCTGTTGGCTCGTGATCGCACCGGCATTAAACCCCTCTACTATGCCAAATACGACGATGCTCTGATTTTTGGTTCTGAGTTAAAGGCCGTTTTGGCCTATCCCGGCCTGCCGCGGACAATTGACCTGGTTGCGCTCAACGAATATCTCAGCTTTGAGTACGTTCCCACCCCCCGGACAATTTTCCAGGGCATTGCCAAACTGCCGCCGGGACACGCCCTGTCTTTTGCCGAGGGTCAAACCCATATCTGGCAATACTGGGACTTTAATTTGGCCCGCAGTGAGAACATCCAACCGAAGCGACCGGCTGAGTATGAGGCCGAACTTCTGGAGGTATTGCGAGAGGCCGTTTGTAAGGAGATGATCAGCGATGTGCCCATTGGGGTGCTGCTGAGTGGCGGCATTGACTCCAGCGCTGTGGCCGCGCTAATGGCCGAGGCTGCCCCGGGAAAGGTTAAAAGCTTCTCCATTGCCTTTGACGATCCCTCCTTTGACGAATCTCACTATGCCCGCCAGGTGGCCCACCACTTGGGCACCGAGCATCATGAATTGACCCTGACCCCCAACACCATGCTAGACCTGGTGCCCCGCATGGCCGAGTTTCTGGATGAGCCGTTGGGCGATTCCTCAATCATTCCGACCTTTTTGCTGGCTCACTTTACCCGCCAACACGTAAAGGTGGCCCTGGGGGGCGATGGGGGGGACGAGCTCTTTGCCGGTTATTCTACCTTACAGGCGCATCGAGCAGTAGAATACTACGAGCGGCTATTGCCTGGCCCCATCCGCTATCAGTTGGCGCCATGGGTGGTTGACCGGTTGCCTGTTTCTTTTGACAATATTAGTTTCGACTTTAAGGCCCGGCGTTTCATCGCTGGCCGGGGAGTGCCTCCCATTGTGCGCCATCATTTTTGGTTAGGCTCCTTCATTCCGGCCCAAAAACGCCAACTCTTGCAACCCTGGGCCCAGGTGCGGGAGAAGGACACGTATCATATCGCCTTTGAGCACTTGCATAGTTGCCAGGCCAAAGCGTCCCTGAATCAACTGCTGTATTGCGATATGAAGCTATATATGGAAGGCGACATTTTGCCCAAGGTAGACCGGGCCAGCATGGCCAACTCGCTGGAGGTGCGGGTGCCGCTGCTGAACCATACCCTGGTAGAATACACGGCCGGGCTGCCGCACCACCTGAAACTGCACCGCCTGACCACCAAGTATATCCTGCGGCGAGCGCTGCGAGACCAACTGCCAAAAACTATCCTGGAACGGGGGAAAAAGGGTTTTAACATGCCGGTGGCCAAGTGGCTAACCGGCCCGTTGCGCCCCCTGGCCGAAGAGATGTTTTCGACCGAACGTTTACAGCGGCAGGGTTTTTTTGAGCCAACTTACGTGCGCGGCCTGCTAAACGAACACCTGGCTGGGCAGCATGATCATCGTAAGCTGTTATGGACCCTGTTAGTTTTTCAATTGTGGTATGATAGATGGGGAAAAGAATCATGA